In Synechococcus sp. RS9909, one genomic interval encodes:
- a CDS encoding ShlB/FhaC/HecB family hemolysin secretion/activation protein gives MLCAHQQSALKLSHTLLLVAGVAWPASSHAQINPGTLNPGLQQQQELQQQQERQLPNVQREKPAPLIDEQPETLPQQEKDPELLINRVEVEGAQVMDEERIAAVFAPLLNQAIRFSQLQDALNQASNLYRDAGYFTSRVLIPKGGLVDGVLRVQAVEGYLEEVEVVGRGSAGLKRWTVFYLDPLVSSPEDPRPIRFSQLERQILLMQSFGGVRFRSSLAQGKNFGGSKLIVDLNPSAGGGSISINNNVQSQLGDYQLAAALQANVLAAPQPLQLTLSGSNAFPYPGGLASGNVGFTTPIGNRGLRLVGTGSLTSTASAATPIPLGDGSSVNLTSGGQSWLGNLALRYPIVLSRTASLSVSLAGEVQNASNNTYIDNVLVLRNPSRLRMARLGLDGSLSTPFYASSANLRISQGLPIANALDSVTLAATEGSLPYGSVDYTSARLTLRHQQRISDSNAFITLTGMGQLANSTLPGAEDFSYGGPFLGRAYRGSYLIGDQGAAGGVELSQAFYGQGWSLTPYLFGDIGVASNNFDLPTPPNYTAASYGIGVRGSVGSSGSFDLGWGIPAGPYPGSVGRTGPANSIVYVQAALTF, from the coding sequence ATGCTTTGCGCACACCAACAATCCGCGCTGAAGCTGAGCCACACCCTGCTGCTGGTGGCTGGTGTGGCATGGCCGGCTTCCAGTCATGCCCAGATCAATCCGGGCACATTGAATCCTGGCTTGCAGCAGCAACAGGAATTGCAGCAACAACAGGAGCGGCAACTGCCCAATGTGCAGCGGGAGAAACCTGCGCCCCTGATTGACGAACAACCGGAAACGCTTCCGCAGCAAGAGAAGGATCCCGAGTTGTTGATCAACCGGGTGGAGGTGGAAGGCGCCCAGGTGATGGACGAGGAACGGATTGCGGCGGTGTTCGCTCCACTGCTCAATCAAGCGATCCGTTTTTCGCAACTGCAGGACGCTCTCAACCAGGCCAGCAACCTCTATCGCGATGCCGGCTACTTCACCAGCCGGGTGTTGATCCCCAAGGGCGGTTTGGTGGATGGCGTGCTGCGCGTGCAGGCTGTGGAGGGATACCTCGAGGAAGTGGAGGTGGTGGGCCGCGGCAGCGCCGGCCTCAAGCGCTGGACGGTGTTTTACCTCGATCCGCTGGTGAGCAGTCCGGAGGATCCCCGTCCGATCCGTTTTTCCCAGCTGGAACGCCAGATCCTGCTGATGCAGAGCTTTGGCGGTGTGCGCTTTCGCTCCAGCCTGGCCCAGGGAAAGAATTTCGGTGGCTCGAAACTGATCGTGGATCTGAATCCGAGCGCCGGCGGCGGTTCGATCAGCATCAACAACAACGTGCAGAGCCAACTGGGTGATTACCAGCTGGCGGCAGCGCTGCAGGCGAATGTGCTGGCGGCACCGCAACCGCTGCAACTGACGCTTTCTGGCAGCAATGCCTTCCCCTACCCCGGCGGCCTCGCCAGCGGCAACGTGGGTTTCACCACACCGATCGGCAACCGGGGCCTGCGTCTGGTGGGCACCGGCAGCCTCACCAGCACCGCCAGTGCCGCCACCCCGATCCCGCTCGGCGATGGCAGCAGCGTGAACCTCACCAGCGGCGGCCAGAGCTGGCTGGGCAACCTGGCCCTGCGGTATCCGATCGTGCTGAGCCGCACCGCCTCTCTAAGCGTGTCGCTGGCGGGTGAGGTGCAGAACGCCAGCAACAACACCTACATCGACAACGTGCTGGTGCTGCGCAATCCGAGCCGGTTGCGGATGGCACGGCTGGGCCTCGATGGCAGCCTGTCGACGCCCTTCTATGCCAGCAGCGCCAACCTGCGCATCAGCCAGGGGCTGCCCATCGCCAATGCGCTCGATTCGGTGACCCTGGCGGCCACCGAGGGCAGCCTGCCCTACGGCAGCGTTGATTACACCAGCGCGCGCCTCACCCTGCGCCATCAGCAGCGGATCAGCGACAGCAATGCCTTCATCACCCTCACGGGCATGGGGCAGCTGGCGAACAGCACCTTGCCGGGTGCGGAGGATTTCAGTTATGGCGGCCCGTTTCTGGGCCGTGCCTACCGGGGCAGCTACCTGATCGGCGATCAGGGCGCGGCCGGTGGGGTGGAACTGTCGCAGGCCTTCTACGGCCAGGGCTGGAGTCTGACGCCCTATCTGTTTGGTGATATCGGCGTGGCGAGCAACAACTTCGATCTGCCCACCCCCCCCAACTACACAGCGGCGAGTTATGGCATCGGCGTGCGCGGCAGCGTCGGCAGCAGCGGCAGTTTCGATCTGGGTTGGGGGATTCCCGCCGGCCCCTATCCGGGGTCGGTGGGACGCACCGGACCGGCCAACTCGATTGTGTATGTGCAGGCAGCACTGACGTTTTGA
- a CDS encoding ABC transporter substrate-binding protein, which translates to MSLWSRPGFVSRRGWLWLGLALLMGAAVAGSWWWSRQRPITVAVGVDLPLVPGAAIDPSDRNSADLWLEQRPGSRIRLVNHYNTPDPATAAASIAALKRQGVRFFVTTQASSHAVPSLPQFAGTDALAINVSAVSDQLSGKDDGFFRIVPDVTQEQRALARELHRLPGRRLLVLQDTGNRAWTDSAFAQFEAELNRLGGWTIIRRQLRVTDFDPQLHRPMLEGDVDALYLLAGAFLPIIGNISQLFSQLHPNAPILLTPWARSPAIVENAGPASARSLVVSPYPARREDPVVDRYFQRFEQRYGYTPYAMTIGTSQAIELLDQAFRSGATTPAQVKRYLLAQPVHQTRFGPVRFDANGDVRAEFHAFSALADRAQ; encoded by the coding sequence ATGAGCCTCTGGTCTCGCCCCGGCTTCGTGTCACGGCGTGGCTGGCTTTGGCTTGGCTTGGCCCTGCTCATGGGTGCCGCGGTGGCAGGCAGCTGGTGGTGGTCCCGGCAGCGGCCGATCACCGTGGCGGTGGGGGTGGATCTGCCCCTGGTGCCCGGTGCGGCCATCGACCCCAGCGATCGCAACAGCGCCGATCTGTGGCTGGAGCAGCGACCCGGCAGTCGGATTCGCCTCGTGAATCACTACAACACCCCCGATCCCGCCACCGCTGCCGCCAGCATCGCGGCCCTCAAGCGCCAGGGTGTGCGCTTCTTCGTGACCACCCAGGCCTCCAGCCACGCGGTGCCGAGCCTGCCCCAGTTCGCCGGTACCGATGCCCTGGCGATCAATGTGTCGGCGGTGAGCGACCAGCTCAGCGGCAAGGACGATGGTTTCTTCCGCATCGTGCCGGATGTGACTCAGGAGCAGCGTGCCCTCGCCCGGGAGCTGCATCGTCTGCCTGGCCGGCGGCTGCTGGTGCTGCAAGACACGGGCAATCGCGCCTGGACCGATTCCGCCTTCGCGCAGTTTGAGGCGGAGCTGAACCGTTTGGGGGGGTGGACGATCATCCGGCGCCAGTTGCGGGTGACCGATTTCGATCCCCAGCTCCATCGCCCCATGCTGGAGGGGGATGTGGACGCGCTGTATCTGCTCGCGGGTGCGTTCTTGCCGATCATCGGCAACATCAGCCAGTTGTTTAGCCAGCTGCACCCCAACGCGCCCATCCTGCTCACCCCCTGGGCCCGTTCGCCGGCGATTGTCGAAAACGCCGGTCCCGCCAGTGCGCGCTCCCTCGTGGTCAGTCCCTATCCGGCCCGGCGGGAGGATCCGGTGGTGGATCGCTACTTTCAGCGTTTTGAGCAGCGCTACGGCTACACCCCCTATGCGATGACGATCGGCACCAGCCAGGCGATTGAACTGCTCGATCAGGCCTTCCGCAGCGGTGCGACCACCCCCGCCCAGGTGAAGCGTTACCTGCTGGCGCAACCCGTGCATCAGACCCGGTTCGGGCCGGTCCGTTTCGATGCCAACGGAGACGTGCGCGCTGAGTTCCATGCCTTTTCCGCCCTGGCGGATCGGGCGCAATGA
- a CDS encoding sensor histidine kinase: MTRQVSFWRFNLSHELIALLAATSALAAGAWFTVVQLERRYLQLHQQDVNRVGSLLEEHLREARQQLEYFSALDPGQQALGVAVVLPAFSDVYQLGAQHQVRRVWRARPGSRVFPGFSFANSRIRPYLEQPERHRAPSSAITRGLEDEIASVYVATGPWLGRVNLLHLQALLRRYSQRSGQPLLLVSHDGFVMLSSDPTMGVPAVDLSLAAARQSGLYRIRYGGRDWQPMVAIDNGLGGHIVSLIPLDHLERQRQLVLWPSLVVSLLALLVFLWKNRRLHSLFYAPVAHFTARMEQVRSGLSDPEAQALEPAPVLSRFKEMGQIQAGFEDLMQAIRDRDTALQQKLRTSLTAAAIAHEINLPLSTIRLRCQQADQQLGQGVFSPEQSRQLVQDLQAESQQVSRVIERMRMLLRNVQTELVPTDLAAVIAGALTLHKRSLREQAVQLERQGWPQEGADRCAWIVMADPAQLQMAVGNLLRNAIEALAQQVPEQRHLLVRLQRDGAMADLLIADSGPGFAIDPEGDTLFRSTKPGGSGLGLFVVRTTLTNHHGRMRIGRSQVLGGAEVRISLPLARPAGSEITQHC, encoded by the coding sequence ATGACTCGTCAGGTCAGCTTCTGGCGCTTCAACCTCAGCCATGAGCTGATCGCTCTGTTGGCGGCAACCTCAGCCCTGGCCGCCGGTGCCTGGTTCACCGTGGTGCAGCTTGAGCGCCGCTATCTGCAGCTCCATCAGCAGGACGTGAATCGGGTCGGCTCCCTGCTTGAGGAGCACTTGCGGGAAGCGCGGCAGCAGCTGGAGTACTTCTCGGCGCTCGATCCCGGCCAGCAGGCGCTGGGTGTTGCTGTGGTGCTTCCCGCGTTCTCCGATGTGTATCAGCTAGGGGCGCAGCATCAGGTGCGTCGGGTGTGGCGCGCACGCCCCGGCAGTCGGGTGTTTCCCGGCTTTTCCTTTGCCAACAGCCGGATTCGCCCTTATCTGGAGCAGCCCGAGCGGCACCGCGCTCCCAGCTCCGCGATCACCCGGGGCCTGGAGGATGAGATCGCCAGTGTGTATGTGGCCACCGGGCCCTGGTTGGGGCGCGTGAATCTTCTGCATCTCCAGGCCTTGCTGCGCCGCTACAGCCAGCGTTCCGGGCAGCCGTTGCTGCTGGTGAGTCACGACGGCTTTGTGATGCTCTCCAGTGATCCGACCATGGGCGTGCCGGCGGTGGATTTGAGCCTGGCCGCCGCCCGTCAGAGCGGTTTGTATCGCATCCGTTATGGCGGTCGCGATTGGCAACCCATGGTGGCCATCGACAATGGCCTGGGTGGTCACATCGTGAGCCTGATCCCGCTGGATCATTTGGAGCGGCAGCGACAGCTGGTGCTCTGGCCCAGCTTGGTAGTCAGCCTGCTGGCCTTGCTGGTGTTTCTTTGGAAAAACCGGCGTCTGCATAGCTTGTTCTATGCCCCGGTGGCGCACTTCACCGCCCGCATGGAGCAGGTGCGCTCAGGGCTGTCTGACCCCGAGGCTCAGGCGCTGGAACCGGCCCCGGTCCTGTCGCGATTCAAGGAGATGGGCCAGATCCAGGCCGGCTTCGAAGACCTGATGCAGGCGATCCGCGATCGCGACACGGCCCTGCAGCAGAAGTTGCGCACCAGCCTCACGGCTGCCGCCATCGCCCATGAAATCAACCTGCCGCTCAGCACGATTCGCTTGCGTTGTCAGCAGGCGGATCAACAGCTGGGCCAAGGGGTGTTCAGCCCCGAGCAGAGCCGCCAGCTCGTGCAAGATCTGCAGGCCGAATCCCAGCAGGTGAGTCGGGTGATCGAGCGGATGCGCATGCTCTTGCGCAACGTGCAAACCGAGCTGGTGCCCACCGACCTGGCGGCGGTCATCGCTGGTGCCCTCACCCTCCACAAGCGGTCGCTGCGGGAGCAGGCGGTGCAGTTGGAGCGGCAGGGGTGGCCGCAGGAGGGCGCCGATCGCTGCGCCTGGATCGTGATGGCCGATCCCGCCCAGCTGCAGATGGCTGTGGGCAATCTGCTGCGCAATGCGATCGAGGCCCTGGCGCAACAGGTGCCAGAGCAGCGTCATCTGCTCGTGCGGCTGCAGCGTGATGGCGCCATGGCCGACCTGCTGATTGCCGATTCCGGCCCAGGCTTCGCCATTGATCCGGAGGGCGACACCCTCTTTCGCAGCACCAAGCCTGGCGGGAGCGGCCTGGGGTTGTTCGTGGTGCGCACCACCCTGACCAACCACCATGGCCGGATGCGGATCGGGCGTTCCCAGGTGTTAGGCGGCGCTGAGGTGCGCATCAGCCTGCCCCTGGCGCGGCCGGCGGGATCCGAAATTACTCAGCATTGCTGA
- a CDS encoding response regulator transcription factor → MQAISATTNPTGATASLRCVVVEDQTMFLQLLVSMLQLQQGLEVVATATTAAEGIAACLQHQPDLLILDLSLPDQGGEVVAEALVEFHPEARLIVLSAQASSFVCPASLQPMLHAVVDKIEAYDCLGAEIAELLRAKAPAPLAKLTRREREVLSGIGAGLSNQQIADRMHLSVHTVETHRRNLSGKLGFKGAELVRYATLQSLQAHA, encoded by the coding sequence ATGCAGGCGATCTCTGCCACCACGAATCCCACCGGTGCCACAGCGTCGTTGCGTTGTGTGGTGGTGGAAGATCAAACCATGTTTCTGCAGCTGCTGGTGAGCATGTTGCAGCTGCAGCAGGGGCTGGAGGTGGTGGCGACGGCGACCACCGCGGCGGAGGGGATTGCCGCCTGTCTGCAGCATCAACCGGATTTGTTGATTCTTGATCTGTCGCTGCCCGATCAGGGTGGGGAAGTGGTGGCGGAAGCCTTGGTTGAGTTCCATCCCGAGGCCCGACTGATCGTGCTGTCGGCCCAGGCCAGCAGCTTTGTCTGTCCGGCGTCGTTGCAGCCGATGCTGCATGCGGTGGTCGACAAGATCGAGGCCTACGACTGCCTTGGCGCTGAAATCGCCGAGCTCCTGCGCGCCAAGGCGCCAGCACCGCTCGCCAAGCTCACCCGCCGTGAGCGCGAGGTGCTCAGCGGCATCGGTGCGGGCCTCTCCAATCAGCAGATCGCTGATCGCATGCATCTGTCGGTGCACACCGTGGAAACTCACCGCCGCAACCTCAGCGGCAAACTCGGCTTCAAGGGCGCCGAGTTGGTGCGCTACGCCACCCTTCAGAGCCTGCAGGCTCACGCCTGA
- a CDS encoding nucleotidyltransferase substrate binding protein, whose amino-acid sequence MAEADVRWLQRLDNYGRALATLSRALAIAEQRPLSELEEQGLIQAFEFTHELSWLLLKDFLVHQGVSGISGSRDAVREAVLRELLPAGSEVTWMAMIRSRNLTSHTYNPALAHEIASLIQERYAAALFDLQLCMLERAGSLR is encoded by the coding sequence ATGGCTGAGGCCGATGTGCGCTGGTTGCAGCGTCTCGATAATTATGGGCGGGCCTTGGCCACCCTCAGCAGAGCTCTGGCCATCGCCGAGCAACGCCCGCTCAGCGAACTGGAGGAGCAGGGGCTGATCCAGGCGTTTGAATTCACCCACGAGCTCAGCTGGTTGCTGCTCAAAGATTTCCTGGTGCATCAAGGGGTGAGTGGCATCAGCGGATCCCGTGATGCGGTGCGGGAGGCGGTGCTGCGAGAGCTGTTGCCGGCGGGGTCGGAGGTTACCTGGATGGCGATGATTCGCAGTCGCAATCTCACCAGCCACACCTACAACCCTGCGCTAGCCCACGAGATCGCCTCGCTGATCCAGGAGCGGTACGCGGCAGCCCTGTTCGATCTGCAGCTGTGCATGCTGGAGCGCGCCGGATCGCTGCGCTGA
- a CDS encoding nucleotidyltransferase domain-containing protein, with translation MVSIPGLPESDSDKVLRCIDAHPSVQRVILYGSRALGRQRSGSDVDLCLMAPTMTLAELLELGGELDDLLLPWRIDLQLLHLIDHPPLLDHLQRVGRVIWQRQG, from the coding sequence ATGGTTTCCATCCCCGGCCTACCCGAGAGCGACAGCGATAAAGTGCTGCGCTGCATCGATGCACATCCGTCGGTGCAGCGCGTCATCCTGTATGGCTCGCGCGCTCTGGGGCGTCAACGCTCTGGGTCTGATGTGGATCTTTGCCTGATGGCACCCACCATGACGCTGGCGGAACTGCTGGAACTCGGCGGTGAACTCGATGATTTGTTGTTGCCCTGGCGGATTGATCTGCAACTGCTGCATTTGATTGATCATCCCCCGCTGCTCGACCATCTCCAGCGCGTCGGCCGTGTGATCTGGCAGCGGCAGGGTTAA